GATGGCGACGGAGGCCGGGTTCACGTATCTGCCGGTGAATCCGGCGTGGGACGCGGTCGTGGACAACCTGTCGCTGGTCCCGGTGGTCGCCGCGTGCCTCGGGCCGACCGTGGGTCTCGGCGCCGCCCGTCTCGTCATGTCGCACCTGTCGGTCATGGTGGAGGGAATCGGGCAGCTCTTCACGGCCGGGCCGCCCGTCGTGCGCGGCGGCACCGGCGAGGACCTCACGAAGGAGGAGCTCGGCGGCGCCGCGATCCACCGGGGCAACGGCGCGATCGAGCGCTTCGTCCGCACCGAAGAGGCCGCCTTCGACGTCGTCCGGCGGTTCCTGTCGTACCTGCCGGGCAGCGTGTTCGAGCTGCCGCCCGTCTCCCCCGGCTCCGATCCGGCCGACCGCCGCACCGACGACCTGCTGACGGCCGTCCCGCGCGACCCGCGCGCGCCGTACCGCATCGACCCGATCCTGGACGCCGTGTTCGACGCGGGGTCGGTGTTCCGGTACGCCGAGTACGGGGGCGCGACCGTCACGGCGCTGGCGCGGCTCGACGGCCGTCCGGTCGGGGTGATCGCCGCCGACCCGTTCAGGGGCGCCACGATGTCGGTCGAGGGCGCGCAGGCCATCACCCGGCTGGTCGACCTGTGCGAGACGTTCCACCTGCCGATCGTCAGCCTCACCGACCAGGCCGGGATGACGATCGGGTCGGCCGCCGAACGCCGCGCGACCATCCGGCACGGCGCGCGCGCCATCGCCGCCGTCTACCAGGCGCGCGTCCCCCAGGCCGAACTGATCCTGCGGCGCGTGTACGGCGTGGGCGGGGCCGGGATCGTGAACCGGCACCGGCCCGGACGGAGCTGGGCGTGGCCGTCCGGCGACTGGGGTTCGCTGCCCGTGCAGGGCGGCGTCGAGGCGGCGTTCCGCGCGCAGTTGCAGAACGCCGCGGACCCCGAACGCGAGATCGAACGGCTCCGGGCGCAGCTCGCCGCGATCACGTCGCCGTTCCGGACGGCCGAACGCTTCGGCGTCCAGGACCTCATCGACCCGCGCGACAGCCGCGCGCTGCTGTGCGACTGGGTCCGCGACGCCTACCGGCTGCTGCCCGAACTGACCGGACGCCCGTCGTTCGGCACCCGTCCCTGAGCGGCACCCGCCCCTGACCGGCGGCCGCGGCAATACCCTGGACCGATATGGCGAAGACGCCCTGGGCGGCACGCACCGCCCGCGAAGGCAGGGACAGCGAGACGCGCTCCCTGCTCCTGGACTGCGCCGCCCGGGTGTTCGGCCGGATCGGCTACGCCCGCACCACGATCGCCGACATCACGCGGGAGGCCGAGGTGTCCCGCGCCGCGTTCTACATCTACTTCGCGTCCAAGGCCGACGTGTTCGCGGCCGTGGCCGTGCGCGTCCGCGACGCCTTCCTCGCCGCCCACGAACTCCCCGGCGTGAACGCGGACGACCCGTACGAGCTGGCGCGCGAGTCCAGTGCGGCCTTCCTGCGGGCCTGCACCGACAACCTCGAACTGATGACGGTCATCGAGCACCAGGCCCTCGCGGACCCGGCCGTCCACCCGATCTGGCGCGAGATACGCGAACGGCCGATGCACCGCACGTCCCGGTACATCGAACGTCTCACCGTCCAGGGCCGGGCCCGCCCCGCGGCCCCGCCGCACGTCATCGCGGAAGCCACCTACGGGATCTTCACCCAGTTCGCCCACTACGTGGCGGCGAACCCGTCCGAGTACGACGAGACGGTAAAACACCTGACGGCGATGTACCTGCGTCTGCTGGGCATCCCCGAATCGTCAGGGCACTAGCCCGGTCTCGTAGGCGACGATGACCAACTGCGCCCTGTCCCGAGCCTGCAGTTTCGCCAGGAGACGACCCACGTACGTCTTGACCGTCGCCAAGCTCAGGTGCAGATGCTCGGCGATTTCCCCGTTCGATAGGCCACGCCCCACGAGCGTGAGGACCTCGCGTTCCCGTCCGGTGACCCCGTCCAGCCGCCGCGCCGGCGCCCGTCCGGGCTCGGGACGCCGCGCGAACTCCTCGATGAGCCGCCTGGTCACCGTGGGCGCGAGCAGCCCCTCGCCGGACGCGACGACGTGCACGGCCGCGAGCAGATCGGCGGGCGGCACGTCCTTGAGCAGGAACCCGCTCGCCCCCGCGCGCAGCGCCGCGAACACGTAGGCGTCGAGGTCGAACATCGTCAGGATCAGGACGCGGACCTCGCTTTCACCACGGATCCGCCGGGTGGCCTCGATCCCGTCCGTACCGGGCATCCGGACGTCCATCAGGACGACGTCGGGCCGCAGTTCGCGCGCGGCCCGCACCGCCTCGGCGCCGTCCGCCGCCTCCCCCACGACCGTCAGGCCCGGCGCGGTGTCGAGCAGGGCGCGGAAGCTGCCGCGCAGCAGCGCCTGGTCGTCCGCGACGAGCACCCGGACGGTCACGCGCCCGTCCCGTACGGCAGCGTCGCGACCACGCGGAACCCCCGGCCCGGGAGCGGCCCGGCCGCGAACCGTCCGCCGTACACCGCGACGCGCTCCCGCATCCCCACCAGTCCGTGCCCGCCCCGCCCGACGGCGCCGCCGGGCCCGTCGTCGGTCACCTCGATCCGCACCACGCCCCGATCATCGCGGACGCTCACCTCGCACCGCGCCGGGGCGGCGTGCTTGACGACGTTGGTGACCGCCTCCTGCACGATCCGGTGGACGGCGAGCCCGACGCCGTCCGGCAGATCGTCCCCGCACTCCACCGCCAGTTCCACCCGGACGCCCGCGGGCCCGACGCGCTCGGCGATGCCCGCGAGCCCTGCCAGTCCGGGCGCGGGCGGCTCCGCGCCGTCCCGCAGCACCCCCAGCAGCCTGCGCATCTCGCCGAGCGCCTCGCGGCTGGTGGCCTCGATGACCCGCAGCGCCTCCCGCGCCTCGTCGGGCCGCTCCCCCGCGATGTGGTTGGCGATGCCCGACTTGACCGCGATGAGCCCCATGCCGTGCGTGACCACGTCGTGCATCTCGCGGGCGATCCGCAGCCGTTCGTCCATCACGATCTGCCGCTCGCGCTGCCGTTCGAGCAGCTCGGCGTCGAGCCGCCGCGCCCGGACGAACCGTCCGATCGTCCACATGGCCGCGCAAAGCCCCACGCCCGCCACGGCCCACCCGCCGGCGACCGGCCACTCCCACCGCGGACGGACGAGTTGGCCCAGCACCGTCGCGCCCAGTGCGACACCGCAGCACCACACCAGCGCACTCCGCGCCCCACCCCGCACGGCGACCAGGTAAAGGACTAGCGAGACCACCACGAACGGCTCCCACAACAAGCCCGCGACAGTGGCGGCCCCGGACAGGCCCAAGGAAACGTACAGCGCACCCAGAGGAGCCCGGCGGCGCGCGCCGAGCACGCACCCGAGCACCAAGGCCACGAACAGGGATCCCAGGAACAGCGGCACGAAGGCATCGCGGTCTTTGAGGAGGTTGCCGGCGACGATCACGTTCGCGACCATCACGACGAACGCGCCGACCGAATCGAGCACGAGCCCACGTCGACCTTTCACGGGCCGAACGGTATCCGCAGGTCGTTCCTCGCACATCAGACCGCTGTGGATCGTCCTCCAGGAGGAGGAACCTCCCCGAAAGTCACCCTGGGCGGACATCGCGATCGTCCACAGTGGCCTGATTCGCGATGGGCCGGAAACCACGACCGTTGGGGCATGACCAAGACGCATGTGACAGCCATGTCGTTCATCCTGGGGCCCGCCCTACTCCTGACCGGAGTTCTGCTGCGCGCGCGCTTCCCGTTCTTCTTCCCCGACCAGCTCGCCGCGTACGCCGATCACCCGGCCCTCATGACCGCCTCCTACAGCGCGTTCGCGTCCGGGACCGTCGCCCTGTGCCCGGCCGTCCTCCACCTGTCCCGCCTCGACCGGACGGCCGCGCTCGGCGGCGCGCTGACGCTCGTCGGCCTGTTCGCCCGGACGTTCCACGCGGGCGCCGACCACATGGCGTTCCGCCTGGTGGACGCGCAGGGCGCCGCCGCCGCGACCGGCGCCGTCGCCGACACCTACACGGGCTTCCACGTCTTCCGGTTCACGTCGTTCGCGATCATGCTCGGCTGGCCGCTGCTCGCCCTCGGCGCCCACCGGGCCCGCGCGCTCGGCGCACCCCGCGCGCTCGCCCTCGCGCTCGCGGCGGCCCTGCCCCTCGGCGTCCTCAAGGGCACCACCCCGCTGTCGATCGTCGCGACCGCCGGGCTCGCCGCGGCGCTCGTCCCGCTCGGCGTCCGCGTCCTCCTGGACGCCCCGCGCCCCTCGGCGCGCTCGCTCGGCCGCTCCACCGCCCTCGCGGCCGTCCTCGGAGCCCTCGCCTACGTCTCGTCGCTCGGCTGAACGGCGCCCGCCGCGTAGCCGAGGAGAGCGGCGAACCGGCGCCACGGGAGCACGAACCCGTTCAGCGGCGCGTATCCGGGACGGACGAACGCGTCGATCCCCCGCGCGGCCTCGGCGGCGGACGCCCGGACCTCGCCGTCCGGGTCGCCGAGCCGCGCGAGGTACGCGGCGGCCGCCGCGCCCAGCCGGTCGTGCAGGACGGCGAGGTCGCGGAACCGCTCGTCCGGCAGCAGCGACTCGTCCGGGAACGGCAGCCCGCGGAACCAGCGGTCCCGATCGGCCACGGCCGCGACGAGCCCCAGCCGGGACGGCGGCGTCCGGCCCGGCCACCGCGGCCCGGCGAGGGCCGCCGCGTCGGCGGCCCGCGGCGTCCGGCGGCCCGCCGCCTTCTCGGCGCGCCGGGCCGCCGCGAACGCCGCCTCCTCCGCCAGCCGGACCGACCGGCTCGCCTCCAGGACGTCGAGGGCCCGCACCAGCGCGGGGACGTCGCGGCGGACGTCCGGCAGCGGGCGCGCGACCGCCGTGACGTACGCCCACGTCGCGTTGAAGCCCAGCGGCCCGTAACGGCCGACCGCGCACCGCAGCGCCATGTGCCGGGCCCGCGGATCCAGCGCCTCGTCGCGCACCCGCCGCGCGTACGTCCCGAAACTCACCCCGCCATGGTGCCGAACGCCGCGGCGTTCCGTTCGGCCCACGCGGCGAAGGAGCGCGGGGCCCGCCCGAGCACCTCCTCGACGTGCGGGCTGATCGCGAGCTCCCCGGCCGTCGGCGCTCCCATGATGTCGAGGGTGCCGTCGGCGACGGGCACCGGCATGACCTGCGACAACCTGCCCATCGCCTGCTCGCGGGTCAGCTCCGTGAAGCCGAGCTCGACGCCGATCGCGGCGCCGATCGCCGCCGTCTGCTCCCGCGGTGTGACCGCCGCCGGGCCCGTCAGGACGTACGTGCGCCCGCCGTGCCGTCCGTCCCGGAGCGCGGCGGCCGCGACCTCGGCGACGTCGTCCGGGTCGACGAGCGGGAGCCCCACGTCGCCGAACGGCGCGGCGACCGTCCGGTCCGCGCGGACGCTCGCGACGTGGGCGTAGGTGTTGGACGCGAAGCCGCCCGGCCGCAGGATCGTCCAGTTCAGGCGGGACGCCCGCAGGACGGCCTCGAACTCGCGCAGCCGCGCGTGCGAGATCGCCTCCGGCCTGGTCTCCGACGCCTGCGAGGACAGCAGCACGACGCGCCGCACGCCCGCCGCCTCGATCGCCGCGACGAGGTCGTCCGGGCTTCCGGCACCGCCCAGCAGGTCCCCGGCCGGGACGAGGAACACCGCGCCGGCCCCCTCCAGCGCCGGTCGCAGGCTGTCGGCGTCGGCCAGGTCGGCCCGCATCGCCATCGCCCCGTCCGGCGCGTCGGCGGCGGTGATGCGCCGCGACACGGCGGTCACCTTCTCCCCGGCCTCGGTCAGCAGGCGCGCGACGGCCCCTCCCACGGTCCCGGTGGCCCCGGTCACAACGATCACGTGCGCCTCCTCAGTGAGTCAGTCAACTAACTCAGAACCGTAACACGGATCCGCGACTAAAGTGAGTCGGGTGACTGACTCAACGAGGTCCCGGGCGACCGGCAAGCGCCGCCGCCTGACGGCCGCGGCCGCGCGCGTCCTGCACGAACAGGGCGTCGAACGCACCACCATCGCCGACATCGCGAAGGCCGCCGACGTCCCGACCGGGAACGTGTACTACTACTTCAAGACCAAGGACGACC
The nucleotide sequence above comes from Actinomadura algeriensis. Encoded proteins:
- a CDS encoding TetR/AcrR family transcriptional regulator: MAKTPWAARTAREGRDSETRSLLLDCAARVFGRIGYARTTIADITREAEVSRAAFYIYFASKADVFAAVAVRVRDAFLAAHELPGVNADDPYELARESSAAFLRACTDNLELMTVIEHQALADPAVHPIWREIRERPMHRTSRYIERLTVQGRARPAAPPHVIAEATYGIFTQFAHYVAANPSEYDETVKHLTAMYLRLLGIPESSGH
- a CDS encoding response regulator, translated to MTVRVLVADDQALLRGSFRALLDTAPGLTVVGEAADGAEAVRAARELRPDVVLMDVRMPGTDGIEATRRIRGESEVRVLILTMFDLDAYVFAALRAGASGFLLKDVPPADLLAAVHVVASGEGLLAPTVTRRLIEEFARRPEPGRAPARRLDGVTGREREVLTLVGRGLSNGEIAEHLHLSLATVKTYVGRLLAKLQARDRAQLVIVAYETGLVP
- a CDS encoding sensor histidine kinase encodes the protein MKGRRGLVLDSVGAFVVMVANVIVAGNLLKDRDAFVPLFLGSLFVALVLGCVLGARRRAPLGALYVSLGLSGAATVAGLLWEPFVVVSLVLYLVAVRGGARSALVWCCGVALGATVLGQLVRPRWEWPVAGGWAVAGVGLCAAMWTIGRFVRARRLDAELLERQRERQIVMDERLRIAREMHDVVTHGMGLIAVKSGIANHIAGERPDEAREALRVIEATSREALGEMRRLLGVLRDGAEPPAPGLAGLAGIAERVGPAGVRVELAVECGDDLPDGVGLAVHRIVQEAVTNVVKHAAPARCEVSVRDDRGVVRIEVTDDGPGGAVGRGGHGLVGMRERVAVYGGRFAAGPLPGRGFRVVATLPYGTGA
- a CDS encoding SDR family oxidoreductase; translated protein: MIVVTGATGTVGGAVARLLTEAGEKVTAVSRRITAADAPDGAMAMRADLADADSLRPALEGAGAVFLVPAGDLLGGAGSPDDLVAAIEAAGVRRVVLLSSQASETRPEAISHARLREFEAVLRASRLNWTILRPGGFASNTYAHVASVRADRTVAAPFGDVGLPLVDPDDVAEVAAAALRDGRHGGRTYVLTGPAAVTPREQTAAIGAAIGVELGFTELTREQAMGRLSQVMPVPVADGTLDIMGAPTAGELAISPHVEEVLGRAPRSFAAWAERNAAAFGTMAG